A single window of Anopheles moucheti chromosome 2, idAnoMoucSN_F20_07, whole genome shotgun sequence DNA harbors:
- the LOC128299336 gene encoding PR domain zinc finger protein 1-like has protein sequence MQTNTIEIMASDQFSGSWSAIPYGYGDYSVPPSADWMTSPSTNLESARQSCESLAQQNNFFQPTNGRAIHRHSSQSSPAEAAEAEATINSYPYAVPYHHHQHQAANYGPNPHVQQNHPQKQPQPAKKIASNSARYVPHGYYTQTGRTLTSAAAGSPAPQQSLYPSPPGQVLSTEETNYNGKPFGMVYMNGNHPSAPIGYTGYTEPVLTSLCSGPVSNDLYQPYNVSPMSYGESAAAYPAIGLSTLESPFAPLKYDAWTSESSIIQPLMSPMEHPIAIKQEYIPSAFNTPSPSTITGGSCIKMELLSDSSLSPPPGNNHPAEVHGSHDACKSPSSSHLLPPPNDKRSNSNPGTMPVKKATRKTNNYGDQYACLECSRTFARQCGLTQHTKWHHSGEKPFRCITCGKCFSEQIALDDHLERHTSTDKPYQCLLCPKAFFHKNDLRRHGFQHSGKAPHACRYCSKTFARKDHCHSHEGSHERKMQRKQRRTKRVSVAHEEQLQSQQS, from the coding sequence ATGCAAACCAATACTATCGAAATAATGGCAAGTGATCAGTTCAGTGGTTCGTGGAGTGCGATTCCTTACGGTTACGGCGACTACAGTGTGCCGCCGAGTGCGGACTGGATGACGTCCCCGTCAACGAACCTGGAAAGTGCCCGGCAAAGTTGTGAATCCCTGGCGCAGCAAAATAATTTCTTCCAGCCGACGAACGGAAGAGCAATTCATCGGCACTCATCGCAGTCCTCACCAGCGGAAGCTGCCGAGGCCGAGGCCACTATAAACAGCTATCCTTACGCGGTCccgtatcatcatcatcagcatcaggCAGCAAACTATGGACCGAATCCGCATGTGCAGCAAAATCATCCGCAGAAGCAGCCGCAACCGGCCAAGAAGATTGCCTCAAACAGTGCACGATATGTTCCTCACGGTTACTACACCCAAACTGGGCGTACATTGACATCCGCTGCTGCTGGATCACCAGCGCCCCAGCAGAGCTTGTATCCTTCCCCACCGGGCCAGGTGCTGTCGACGGAAGAAACGAACTACAATGGCAAACCGTTCGGTATGGTTTACATGAATGGCAACCATCCATCGGCTCCAATCGGCTACACCGGCTACACGGAACCTGTGCTGACCAGCTTATGCAGTGGACCAGTTAGCAACGATCTGTACCAACCGTACAATGTGTCCCCCATGAGCTATGGCGAGAGTGCAGCGGCATACCCTGCCATTGGTCTGAGTACGTTGGAATCACCGTTCGCACCACTAAAGTACGACGCGTGGACTTCGGAATCCTCCATCATCCAACCGTTGATGTCACCGATGGAACACCCGATTGCGATCAAGCAGGAATATATTCCATCCGCGTTTAATACTCCCTCGCCATCTACCATCACCGGTGGAAGCTGCATCAAGATGGAGCTTCTGTCCGATTCATCGCTATCGCCTCCTCCGGGAAATAACCATCCGGCGGAAGTGCACGGATCACATGACGCTTGCAAATCACCGTCTTCGTCTCATCTGCTACCTCCACCGAACGACAAAAGGTCAAACAGCAATCCCGGCACCATGCCAGTGAAAAAAGCGACCCGCAAAACGAACAACTACGGTGACCAGTACGCTTGTCTCGAATGCAGCCGTACCTTTGCGCGGCAGTGCGGTCTGACGCAGCACACAAAGTGGCACCATTCGGGCGAGAAACCGTTCCGCTGCATCACCTGCGGGAAGTGTTTCAGCGAACAGATCGCACTGGACGATCATCTCGAGCGGCACACGAGCACCGACAAACCGTACCAATGTCTGCTGTGCCCGAAAGCGTTCTTTCACAAGAACGATCTGCGCCGGCACGGGTTCCAGCACTCCGGGAAGGCACCGCACGCTTGCCGGTACTGTTCGAAAACGTTCGCCCGGAAAGACCACTGCCACAGCCATGAAGGATCACACGAGCGGAAAATGCAGCGCAAGCAGCGAAGAACAAAACGGGTATCGGTTGCTCACGAGGAGCAGCTGCAAAGCCAACAGAGTTAA
- the LOC128299335 gene encoding uncharacterized protein LOC128299335 → MSSNSNEGKTTTASVYRLLQNPAPICMFYFAHPFGIASPASGVKLAQVRDNATNGCHKNACLAETNAGSKCTIGNGTVNGEQKLRKSNGKVADGGRNPSKSQRKINGMCGSGAVVDGDSKHPSHQSHREPQRKHRKHRTHRRISNFEKFLLEIQHSHTCGRGSSKVRRIDQEDRLTPLVPWPSIIWNRDFIIPTLLQALAQQHGRKIPDIEQILRTVRSAWNTPKSQRSHLQSQDSRESSASNWDLSSLCDSCSLNTVHQRMGAGTYANAASPGPGLLRRRYSVPEIIMRKHTLAQQKTDDESLWLHHDTNHNVIEVVVNKHTGTASARGILNGRFSGPRTPPHRKSFGLRHHREHHGSMTGRSSSVESGGGGTNDWLTGTVQTGTHTATGSDPYLAALKHRNLAGGRCSSPLCNGIGSSRTVATGTGGSLRSIHNNSLSCSSASSVNGPLANGSVVGGVGVAGVAGGAGSCGGGHQQHYPLVPSYRDSDFSMRKTTLLRRMWSREMRRYERSGSWSPPLRQMPRRIYSVESIIASVEGHQSPSRADDSESVLGERVPGRPGSSGSGSSVGSGRCATTATTTTTGTTDTTGTTSCLECARLESQYNGGFGTGKKLLSRTHSRDIERSGPASGSQSPVPVSPAPSEPATVDDRRQRHRRRMCSSQTADLGESEPIILAAVSAAATTVLEDGHEREAVNHVNDRDVDDELEDEYPSHSSSLSSIASQSYRVSSAARVRPDNESDLSEFLQQERLAAANGDGRDRTAAREVTSVRPGSADASDYPRERAPAADGAAGATAARAPAAVEPSAPAAVEQQFPLGSSKRRPSEDSSVALSAALSEDSDSSGDAGDTGVDGQTANGDADAERARLDEYISGLLLENLNNLADAKELVLATDIRDGETEILGVYSERRAQLKEPKQTATESDRQNNNQLPAAEPHLAGTMKQKLTEKYIGDGGGVVCNSPPQSDKRKLSPKLGAGEGVECDKENEEDVANNNNKNSHNTNQNNNSDSDPGERGHRRQKHRSKGNGFFLRSGSRSPRAIDATINGGAAEIDLNGKYYFPAYGLETDPSDNTDIASEPEGLVLGKIGTGSTYDRGSVVVPRFSAMPRTESMEVQPSSTNSAEDDVDGADGAGEGDEDDEDEIDDSDASSLVDSLDGFGPPQLMESVARSRKSRQPKAEVVESTTSSTDRSPRHEKGEAFFVPIHAETTAALRIDERVVVADTMPLRIKERLNNRRRLMKWKQEQENLKKQRKMMRMIEQKRFYGEPAIQVISTIDKSISRKEFIPPGAKKSVFGGGASTAVIRDTSTPSGPTPFRAMKPKKRAGGGPAATGSALRSELGMLESYKIDGKGNMQIQTTATGAGGRKGGAAPPLVTAKSPWGMTTEKRQGKTPQTQSTGSTAVGSSGRTSTGRTGAGRGPPSTDGRRRQQVLKDVQQMTLYPQADLTPDIEGGPRRVYQKTEIQEGDKHIEILEIVECADSAPRNRHGGRPARAHSAGRRHERGRGDSGSRHRSRIPVPIYRFGQYRRSTHSRDGSPLSTGSNPKVDRMIADLLLEALTNPEEVGVKLVRTPEALRDASRSSSKSRPSGASTSKKSASTASNNSGGSGTSGNSNNNNLLTPRRTASGRYTQKFEVIPEERSSVSIESSTEELSTGGGGGGRKKGPHPSPRRVSFDENHQILNRDELEAPAATTLVVPSPSPKRQPVTSSPAKSPTRSQPVAGVKKQGTATVMTSAGKTSTTNTNTTITTSRGKAAIQSDVIEEKGWIGFSTQHEDMATPVHNGQDDEDTRLHIVPRGALEQAPSRSPPHIGRSVVRTITIGNCVPEAIEHDRARVPAQSHIVSNSFHGDGIALGADDATDDIRDARHLSSTADSFVTDSLNTKLTPVSGPSFPSLPSSALRCCEPNGDKSKRSGKDTGDVVSYQHHHHHRLPAPPFQHQIREENAWQVFQTGDCKVIQSKIEYYETSIHRTPLTGGDGGEFYTSETTALCPHTAPLSTADSLEELARSSTGGSWHRQRTTSFGAGSDAPPKTSDTTCSSCCFCNPELHTHGSSMKSIADGCFYCRAKLGQSPTRSFPAPPTPPNIQTSPVPPSPQTPITELTPTPSLHEIAVPVRKSSLARPPGKDVKTTEPNVPPSREDAPSKKVDVPARTKHAKPPADVYSDKAGKRCTAKSTTTATTTTVTGSEEGPQKPLPPVPGAATPKMTRKKATEPGGVLNRPKYTNNLTRASTVVQSVQKEIKNELRAPIRVLPKTAKEVNNRKEKERQIGLSLPKDDYACRTRPAVSAVADEPILVAVGSAETHGYDNETSSSDTSDGNSTADSSPNVSPFKRPNLQQQQSLQCSQPPTAATRWKTNSERNLSQLAIQKLVSASRWGSKWRKGATRGSQQLEQGDGNQLAEDDEVMASVGSCSELSPLKTGTSGGGGGGVGTIGSTTGTTTSNIISGITQSSSNQGWTVTVAGNYNPEMAPDVEMRLSFPKGATGGGSGGKSALTSSAATGSLSHAPHTPTGSYSNSNGGPSTLTTGAGRNRQAHQFADGDHLDGVGYLGASRSTSRAGALPLTSSQAPGTLNPRRNLTRSDGTGAGTTNKDYRLPNVGTSHNILARPTARKAIKTVECSVVASATRTIANSYHQLSHQHQAANTGQQQQQQQHHMSSRVPPLATGRGGRPRPSNQLLPQPSAQVLHPTLQNGSGGKFLSSSSPSLVSQQQHPSQRFHQTEPSYHLEDYGNVYYGHQQQAPHPRRMSLDSQQQQQHPTGSPIATDCLSVMGNAIAPELKPRVPTMSERDLTRRHHVCYTRTQPYFS, encoded by the exons gTCGAAAAATTCCCGACATCGAGCAGATCCTGCGTACGGTTCGATCTGCCTGGAATACACCGAAATCACAACGATCACATTTGCAAAG CCAAGACAGCCGCGAGTCATCCGCATCGAACTGGGACCTATCGAGCTTGTGCGATAGTTGCAGCCTTAACACAGTTCACCAGAGAATGGGAGCGGGAACGTACGCGAATGCGGCCAGCCCCGGGCCGGGATTACTTCGGCGGCGCTATTCGGTGCCGGAAATCATTATGCGCAA GCATACACTGGCACAGCAGAAAACAGATGATGAGTCCCTGTGGCTGCACCATGACACCAATCACAATGTGATCGAGGTGGTGGTCAACAAACACACGGGCACGGCATCGGCCCGCGGAATACTGAACGGACGGTTCAGTGGTCCGCGGACACCGCCGCACCGGAAGTCCTTCGGTTTGCGACATCACCGGGAGCACCACGGTTCCATGACTGGTCGCAGTAGTAGCGTGGAAAGTGGAGGCGGTGGAACTAACGACTGGTTGACGGGGACGGTACAGACGGGAACGCACACCGCAACCGGTTCGGACCCGTACCTGGCCGCGCTGAAGCATCGGAATCTGGCTGGCGGACGGTGTAGCAGCCCGCTGTGCAATGGTATCGGGTCAAGCCGGACCGTGGCCACCGGGACCGGAGGTAGTTTACGATCTATCCACAATAATTCTCTCAGTTGCAGTAGCGCTAGCAGTGTGAATGGACCCCTTGCCAATGGTAGCGtcgttggtggtgttggtgttgctggtgttgctggtggtgctggtagtTGTGGTGGCGGTCATCAGCAGCACTATCCCTTGGTACCTTCGTACCGGGACAGTGACTTCTCCATGCGAAAGACGACGCTGTTGCGACGCATGTGGAGCCGGGAGATGCGGCGCTACGAACGCTCCGGTAGCTGGTCGCCACCGTTGCGCCAAATGCCGCGCCGCATCTACAGCGTCGAAAGCATCATCGCCTCGGTCGAAGGCCATCAGAGTCCATCGCGTGCGGACGATAGCGAGAGCGTGCTAGGGGAACGGGTGCCGGGCCGTCCAGGCAGCAGTGGTAGCGGCAGCAGCGTCGGTAGTGGTCGTTGCGCTACCAcggcaacgacgacgacgactggCACGACCGACACGACCGGTACGACCTCGTGCCTGGAGTGTGCCAGGCTCGAAAGTCAGTACAACGGTGGCTTCGGTACGGGCAAGAAGTTGCTCTCGCGTACGCATTCCCGGGATATCGAACGTTCAGGTCCAGCTTCGGGTAGCCAGAGTCCGGTTCCCGTCTCTCCCGCACCCTCCGAACCGGCCACGGTCGATGACCGCCGGCAACGGCACCGACGACGCATGTGTTCCTCGCAAACGGCCGACCTTGGCGAATCGGAGCCGATCATACTGGCAGCTGTTTCGGCTGCGGCCACAACAGTCCTTGAGGACGGACACGAGCGGGAGGCCGTTAACCACGTCAACGATCGCGACGTTGACGACGAGCTCGAGGACGAGTATCCGTCGCACAGTAGCTCACTTTCGTCGATAGCGTCGCAGTCGTACCGCGTATCGTCTGCAGCGCGCGTCCGGCCGGACAACGAGAGTGATTTAAGCGAGTTCCTGCAGCAGGAACGGTTAGCCGCTGCGAATGGCGATGGGCGTGATCGCACGGCTGCTCGGGAAGTTACTTCTGTCCGCCCTGGTAGTGCTGATGCTAGCGATTATCCTCGAGAACGTGCTCCGGCTGCTGATGGCGCTGCaggagcaacagcagcaagagctccagcagcagtcgAACCTTCCGCACCGGCAGCAGTAGAGCAACAGTTTCCGTTGGGTAGCAGCAAACGTCGTCCGAGTGAGGACAGTAGCGTTGCGCTAAGTGCTGCTCTGTCCGAAGACTCGGATTCCAGTGGGGACGCCGGGGACACAGGGGTTGATGGCCAAACGGCCAACGGTGATGCTGACGCAGAACGTGCGCGATTGGATGAGTATATTTCCGGATTGCTGCTGGAAAATCTGAACAATCTTGCCGACGCTAAAGAACTCGTCCTGGCAACTGATATCCGTGACGGTGAGACCGAGATACTCGGTGTTTACAGTGAGCGCCGGGCACAGTTGAAGGAACCGAAACAGACGGCGACGGAATCTGATCGACAGAATAATAATCAACTACCCGCAGCGGAACCGCATTTGGCTGGTACTATGAAGCAAAAGCTTACGGAAAAGTACatcggtgatggtggtggtgtggtgtgcaATTCTCCCCCACAATCAGATAAACGCAAACTTTCACCCAAACTTGGTGCGGGGGAGGGAGTGGAATGTGATAAGGAGAATGAGGAAGACGTTgctaacaataacaacaagaACAGTCATAATACtaatcaaaacaataataGTGATAGTGACCCAGGTGAGCGTGGTCATCGACGGCAGAAGCATCGTTCGAAAGGGAACGGTTTCTTTTTAAGATCCGGCAGCAGATCACCTCGAGCAATTGATGCAACAATCAATGGCGGTGCGGCCGAGATAGATCTGAACGGCAAATATTACTTCCCGGCGTACGGGCTGGAAACAGATCCGTCCGACAATACGGACATTGCGTCAGAACCGGAAGGATTGGTGCTGGGCAAGATTGGCACGGGCTCCACGTATGATCGCGGGTCAGTGGTAGTTCCACGCTTTTCCGCCATGCCTCGCACAGAATCGATGGAAGTTCAACCGTCCTCTACCAATTCGGCGGAGGATGATGTCGACGGTGCTGATGGTGCCGGCGAAGGAGACGAAGATGATGAGGACGAGATCGATGATTCAGATGCGAGTAGCCTGGTGGACAGTTTGGATGGATTTGGACCACCGCAGTTGATGGAGTCTGTGGCGCGTTCCAGAAAGTCTAGACAACCAAAGGCTGAGGTAGTGGAGTCGACTACAAGCTCGACCGATCGGTCGCCAAGGCACGAAAAGGGTGAAGCGTTCTTCGTGCCGATCCATGCCGAAACGACGGCAGCCTTACGCATCGATGAGCGTGTGGTCGTAGCTGATACGATGCCGCTACGCATCAAAGAGCGGCTAAACAACCGACGGCGCTTGATGAAGTGGAAACAGGAGCAGGAGAATCTCAAGAAACAGCGCAAAATGATGCGTATGATCGAACAGAAGCGATTCTACGGCGAACCGGCAATACAGGTGATCAGCACAATCGACAAGTCGATCAGCCGCAAGGAGTTTATTCCACCCGGTGCCAAGAAGAgtgtgtttggtggtggtgccagTACTGCGGTAATACGTGACACATCCACGCCTTCCGGCCCTACACCTTTCCGGGCGATGAAGCCGAAAAAGCGCGCTGGAGGCGGACCGGCAGCCACGGGGTCTGCATTGCGCTCCGAGCTGGGCATGCTGGAATCGTACAAGATTGATGGGAAGGGTAACATGCAGATACAGACCACCGCTACCGGTGCCGGTGGACGAAAAGGCGGTGCAGCTCCACCGTTAGTCACAGCCAAAAGTCCATGGGGTATGACAACCGAGAAGCGCCAGGGGAAAACACCTCAAACGCAGTCCACTGGTTCGACTGCGGTTGGTAGTTCCGGTCGTACGAGTACGGGCCGGACAGGTGCTGGAAGGGGGCCACCGAGCACTGATGGACGGCGTCGGCAGCAGGTGCTGAAGGATGTACAACAGATGACGCTGTATCCACAGGCGGATCTGACGCCGGATATTGAAGGCGGACCGCGTCGTGTGTATCAGAAGACAGAAATCCAGGAGGGTGACAAGCACATCGAAATACTGGAGATAGTGGAGTGTGCAGACAGTGCACCGCGGAACCGCCATGGAGGCAGACCCGCTCGTGCACACAGTGCTGGCCGTCGTCACGAGCGCGGTAGAGGTGATTCCGGTAGCAGACACCGATCACGCATCCCTGTTCCGATCTACCGGTTCGGACAGTACCGTCGCAGTACACATTCACGGGACGGCAGTCCACTTTCGACCGGCAGCAATCCAAAGGTAGACCGGATGATTGCAGACCTGTTGCTGGAGGCGTTAACCAATCCGGAGGAGGTCGGCGTGAAGTTGGTCCGCACGCCGGAAGCTCTGCGGGACGCATCCCGTTCGTCGTCCAAATCCCGACCATCGGGTGCTTCCACGTCCAAGAAGTCGGCCTCCACAGCTAGTAACAACAGTGGTGGAAGTGGCACTAGCGGGaacagcaacaataacaacctTTTGACACCGCGGCGCACAGCCAGCGGACGCTACACGCAAAAGTTTGAGGTAATCCCGGAAGAACGGTCCAGCGTTTCGATCGAGTCTTCCACTGAGGAGCTATCcaccggtggcggtggtggtggccgtaAGAAAGGTCCTCACCCTTCACCGCGGCGCGTCAGTTTCGATGAAAACCATCAGATACTGAACCGGGACGAGCTGGAGGCACCCGCTGCAACGACACTCGTTGTTCCGAGTCCCTCACCCAAGCGTCAACCGGTAACATCGTCGCCCGCGAAAAGTCCAACCCGAAGCCAACCGGTGGCCGGTGTCAAGAAGCAGGGCACGGCTACGGTCATGACCAGCGCTGGCAAAACTAGCAcgaccaacaccaacaccacaaTCACGACCAGCCGGGGCAAGGCGGCTATCCAGAGTGACGTAATCGAGGAGAAGGGATGGATCGGGTTCAGTACCCAGCACGAGGACATGGCCACCCCAGTCCACAACGGACAGGATGATGAAG ACACAAGACTCCACATCGTGCCGCGTGGCGCACTAGAGCAAGCCCCTTCCCGTAGCCCACCGCACATCGGTAGAAGTGTAGTAAGGACGATCACCATCGGCAACTGTGTGCCGGAGGCGATCGAACACGATCGGGCCCGTGTACCCGCCCAATCGCACATCGTTTCTAATTCCTTCCACGGTGATGGTATCGCTCTCGGTGCTGATGACGCGACCGACGACATCCGGGACGCTCGTCACCTCTCCTCCACAGCAGACTCATTCGTAACGGACAGTTTGAATACCAAGCTTACCCCGGTCTCCGGGCCATCGTTTCCCTCACTGCCCTCGTCGGCGCTGCGGTGTTGCGAACCAAATGGCGACAAAAGCAAGCGAAGCGGTAAAGATACGGGTGATGTAGTGTCGTatcagcatcaccatcatcatcgattACCAGCGCCACCGTTTCAGCACCAGATACGCGAGGAAAATGCCTGGCAGGTGTTCCAAACGGGCGACTGTAAGGTGATCCAGTCGAAGATCGAGTACTACGAAACGTCCATTCACCGGACGCCCCTTACTGGTGGTGATGGGGGTGAATTCTACACATCAGAAACAACCGCCCTGTGTCCGCACACGGCTCCACTCTCAACCGCGGACTCGCTGGAAGAGTTGGCTCGTTcgagtacgggtggctcgtgGCATCGGCAACGCACCACCAGCTTCGGTGCCGGTTCAGATGCACCGCCTAAAACGTCCGATACGACATGTTCCTCCTGCTGCTTCTGTAATCCCGAACTTCACACACATGGTAGCAGCATGAAATCGATCGCTGACGGATGTTTCTACTGTCGGGCCAAACTTGGACAATCGCCTACCCGTAGTTTCCCCGCCCCGCCAACACCTCCGAACATACAGACATCGCCGGTTCCACCGTCTCCACAGACACCGATCACCGAGTTAACGCCAACACCTTCCCTGCACGAGATAGCCGTGCCAGTGCGCAAGAGTTCACTCGCACGCCCACCCGGAAAGGATGTTAAGacaaccgaaccgaatgtACCACCATCTCGCGAGGACGCCCCGTCTAAGAAGGTTGATGTACCGGCTAGaacaaaacacgcaaaacCTCCCGCGGATGTTTACTCGGACAAAGCAGGCAAGCGTTGCACGGCTAAAAGCACAACCACCGCAACAACAACTACGGTGACTGGAAGTGAAGAAGGACCGCAAAAGCCACTGCCACCAGTGCCCGGAGCAGCAACTCCCAAGATGACACGTAAAAAGGCAACCGAACCGGGTGGCGTCCTAAATCGACCCAAGTACACGAACAATCTGACCCGGGCTAGCACCGTCGTACAGTCGGTGCAGAAGGAGATCAAGAATGAGCTGAGGGCACCGATACGTGTGCTACCCAAGACAGCCAAGGAGGTCAACAATCGGAAGGAGAAGGAACGTCAGATCGGTCTAAGCTTACCGAAGGACGACTACGCATGTCGCACCCGTCCAGCTGTGAGCGCTGTCGCAGACGAACCGATACTGGTGGCAGTTGGATCGGCGGAAACGCACGGTTACGATAACGAAACGAGCAGTTCCGATACGTCCGATGGCAACTCAACGGCTGACAGCAGTCCAAACGTAAGTCCGTTTAAACGGCCGAacctgcagcagcaacaatcatTACAATGCTCGCAACCGCCAACGGCGGCCACACGCTGGAAGACGAATAGTGAACGCAACCTGTCACAGCTCGCCATTCAGAAGCTGGTAAGCGCAAGTCGGTGGGGCAGCAAGTGGCGCAAAGGAGCTACCAGGGGATCACAGCAACTGGAGCAGGGTGATGGGAACCAGCTGGCGGAGGATGATGAAGTTATGGCGTCGGTGGGCAGCTGCAGTGAGTTGAGTCCGTTAAAGACGGGCACGagtggtggaggtggaggtGGTGTTGGCACGATAGGTTCTACGACTGGCACGACAACATCGAACATCATCAGTGGCATCACACAGTCAAGCTCCAACCAAG GCTGGACGGTGACGGTCGCTGGAAACTACAACCCTGAAATGGCACCGGATGTTGAGATGAGACTTAGCTTCCCGAAGGGTGCAACCGGTGGAGGAAGTGGAGGCAAGTCGGCTTTGACTAGCTCGGCGGCTACTGGTAGCTTAAGTCATGCACCCCACACACCCACCGGGAGCTACAGTAACTCAAACGGAGGACCCTCTACGCTGACGACTGGTGCTGGACGGAATCGGCAAGCGCATCAGTTTGCGGACGGTGATCATCTGGATGGTGTTGGGTATCTCGGTGCTAGCAGAAGTACTTCCCGGGCAGGCGCCTTACCTCTGACATCATCCCAGGCACCGGGTACCCTTAATCCGAGACGTAACCTAACACGCTCCGACGGAACAG GTGCTGGTACCACCAACAAGGATTATCGTCTTCCGAATGTTGGCACATCGCACAACATTCTGGCAAGACCAACGGCGAGGAAAGCGATTAAG ACGGTGGAATGTAGTGTCGTGGCGTCCGCAACCCGAACCATCGCGAACAGCTACCATCAGCTGTCACACCAGCATCAGGCGGCAAACActggacagcagcagcagcagcagcaacatcacatGTCTTCACGTGTGCCACCGTTAGCAACGGGGCGCGGTGGTCGACCACGGCCCAGCAATCAGCTGCTTCCTCAGCCTTCCGCACAAGTACTCCATCCCACATTGCAAAATGGGAGCGGTGGAAAGTTCCTCTCATCATCCTCCCCTTCACTAGTgtcgcaacagcaacatccatCGCAGCGCTTTCACCAAACCGAACCGTCATACCATCTAGAAGACTATGG CAATGTCTACTATGGTCATCAGCAGCAAGCACCACATCCGAGACGGATGTCACTTGAcagccagcaacagcagcaacacccaACAGGATCGCCCATAGCAACCGATTGTCTGTCGGTCATGGGTAATGCGATTGCTCCAGAGTTAAAACCAAGGGTACCGACCATGAGCGAAAGGGACCTCACACGCAGACACCACGTGTGCTATACCCGCACACAGCCTTACTTTTCGTAG
- the LOC128299337 gene encoding zinc finger protein 135-like, protein MDRNGNYHHSSLVIPNDQTVRSGESFHTAQGWQLERTYPYLFGTQTIDWSCSLPYSGRVSYSSNTQIGDTIATNYEQKQLPEFEFFWSMPSSTLSTTVFPTKHLKDEYYGDVDGTVSTPFYSPPPENIMKQPDTQPSSMLPLDYPHSKLPSKNQPNTHHSTDGTLLQPVLHNSASVLDLTLPADQSKPKLFSPCTSKWRCEQCNRHFVSQTGLTHHNKARHAGVRPHRCGKCGKRFSELVLLQRHVLRHVTQNKPHRCDQCPKTFCYRTDLRRHEYFHTGDKPYHCSVCGRGFVRWDHMQRHELTHQKQESQFKELTVEDRFAMQYVDDRSDRSPEQTNN, encoded by the exons ATGGATAGGAACGGAAATTATCATCACTCGTCCTTGGTCATACCAAACGATCAGACTGTGAGATCGGGCGAATCGTTTCATACCGCACAAGGTTGGCAATTGGAAAGAACGTATCCTTATCTATTCGGTACCCAAACTATTGACTGGAGCTGCTCCTTACCATACAGTGGTCGTGTTTCCTATAGCAGCAACACGCAGATTGGTGATACTATTGCAACGAACTATGAGCAAAAACAGCTGCCTGAGTTTGAATTCTTTTGGTCGATGCCATCCTCGACACTATCGACGACGGTGTTCCCAACGAAG CACCTGAAGGATGAATATTACGGGGACGTTGATGGCACGGTGTCAACTCCCTTCTATTCTCCACCGCCCGAGAATATTATGAAGCAACCAGACACACAACCCAGCTCCATGTTACCGTTGGATTATCCGCACTCCAAGCTACCATCTAAGAATCAACCAAATACTCACCATTCGACCGACGGCACACTGCTGCAACCCGTGCTGCACAACTCAGCTTCCGTGCTTGATCTGACTCTTCCGGCGGACCAATCCAAACCCAAACTATTCAGCCCGTGCACTTCCAAATGGCGCTGTGAACAGTGCAATAGGCACTTCGTTAGCCAAACGGGTCTAACGCATCATAACAAGGCCAGACATGCGGGTGTGCGACCGCACCGTTGCGGAAAGTGTGGCAAACGGTTCTCGGAACTGGTGCTGCTCCAGCGGCATGTTTTACGCCACGTTACGCAAAACAAACCGCACAGGTGTGATCAATGTCCAAAGACTTTTTGCTATCGTACAGATCTGCGGCGTCATGAGTACTTTCACACCGGTGATAAACCGTATCATTGTTCCGTCTGTGGGCGAGGATTCGTTCGGTGGGATCATATGCAGAGGCACGAATTAACGCACCAAAAACAGGAATCTCAGTTCAAAGAGCTAACGGTGGAGGATAGGTTTGCAATGCAATATGTCGACGATCGATCTGACCGATCGCCAGAACAGACAAATAACTAG